The Mastacembelus armatus chromosome 9, fMasArm1.2, whole genome shotgun sequence genome contains a region encoding:
- the LOC113138912 gene encoding secretory carrier-associated membrane protein 1-like isoform X3, which yields MSDFDSNPFADPDFSNPFQDPSVTQVTRSAPPGGLEEYNPFTDARTNTQPAIMKPTEEPPAYSQQQTQQRNEDQARAQAELLRRQEELEKKAAELDRRERELQSHGAAGGRKNNWPPLPEKFPIGPCFYHDIAVDIPVEFQKTVKIMYNLWMFHAGTLFVNMFGCLAWFCVDASRGVDFGLAMLWFLLFTPCSFVCWYRPLYGAFRSDSSFRFFVFFFVYICQFGVHVLQTIGITGWGTCGWIAALTGLNTSIPVGIIMLLIAALFTALSVGSLIMFKKVHALYRTTGASFEKAQQEFATGVMSNKTVQTAAANAAANAASNAARGAFKAHP from the exons ATGTCCGATTTTGACAGCAACCCGTTCGCAGACCCGGACTTCAGCAACCCCTTTCAG GATCCTTCAGTGACGCAGGTGACCCGGTCTGCCCCTCCTGGTGGTCTGGAGGAGTATAACCCCTTCACAGATGCCAGAACG AACACACAGCCTGCCATCATGAAGCCCACAGAAGAGCCTCCGGCTTACTCACAGCAACAGACTCAG CAGCGTAATGAG gACCAAGCACGTGCTCAAGCTGAGTTGTTGAGAAGGCAGGAGGAGTTGGAGAAGAAAGCAGCAGAGCTTGAtcgcagagagagagagttacaGTCCCATGGAGCTGCAGGAG GCCGTAAGAACAACTGGCCTCCGCTGCCAGAGAAGTTCCCCATTGGCCCATGTTTCTATCATGATATTGCAGTGGACATTCCTGTAGAGTTTCAGAAGACTGTCAAGATCATGTACAACCTGTGGATGT tTCATGCAGGCACACTTTTTGTGAACATGTTTGGCTGCCTGGCCTGGTTCTGTGTTGATGCATCACGTGGTGTAGATTTTGGTCTGGCCATGCTATGGTTCCTGCTGTTCACACCCTGTTCTTTCGTCTGCTGGTACAGACCGCTTTACGGGGCCTTCAG GAGTGACAGTTCTTTCCgcttttttgtcttcttcttcgTGTATATCTGTCAGTTTGGAGTTCATGTTTTACAAACTATTGGCATCACTGGCTGGGGAACATG tGGTTGGATCGCAGCTTTAACTGGTCTGAACACCAGTATCCCAGTGGGGATTATCATGTTACTGATTGCAGCTCTGTTCACAGCACTGTCTGTGGGCTCACTCATTATGtttaaaaag GTGCACGCACTCTATCGTACCACTGGTGCTAGTTTCGAGAAAGCTCAGCAAGAGTTTGCAACTGGAGTCATGTCTAACAAGACCGTTCAGACTGCAGCTGCCAACGCTGCGGCTAATGCTGCATCCAACGCTGCTCGCGGGGCCTTCAAAGCTCATCCCTAA
- the LOC113138912 gene encoding secretory carrier-associated membrane protein 1-like isoform X4 → MSDFDSNPFADPDFSNPFQDPSVTQVTRSAPPGGLEEYNPFTDARTNTQPAIMKPTEEPPAYSQQQTQDQARAQAELLRRQEELEKKAAELDRRERELQSHGAAGGRKNNWPPLPEKFPIGPCFYHDIAVDIPVEFQKTVKIMYNLWMFHAGTLFVNMFGCLAWFCVDASRGVDFGLAMLWFLLFTPCSFVCWYRPLYGAFRSDSSFRFFVFFFVYICQFGVHVLQTIGITGWGTCGWIAALTGLNTSIPVGIIMLLIAALFTALSVGSLIMFKKVHALYRTTGASFEKAQQEFATGVMSNKTVQTAAANAAANAASNAARGAFKAHP, encoded by the exons ATGTCCGATTTTGACAGCAACCCGTTCGCAGACCCGGACTTCAGCAACCCCTTTCAG GATCCTTCAGTGACGCAGGTGACCCGGTCTGCCCCTCCTGGTGGTCTGGAGGAGTATAACCCCTTCACAGATGCCAGAACG AACACACAGCCTGCCATCATGAAGCCCACAGAAGAGCCTCCGGCTTACTCACAGCAACAGACTCAG gACCAAGCACGTGCTCAAGCTGAGTTGTTGAGAAGGCAGGAGGAGTTGGAGAAGAAAGCAGCAGAGCTTGAtcgcagagagagagagttacaGTCCCATGGAGCTGCAGGAG GCCGTAAGAACAACTGGCCTCCGCTGCCAGAGAAGTTCCCCATTGGCCCATGTTTCTATCATGATATTGCAGTGGACATTCCTGTAGAGTTTCAGAAGACTGTCAAGATCATGTACAACCTGTGGATGT tTCATGCAGGCACACTTTTTGTGAACATGTTTGGCTGCCTGGCCTGGTTCTGTGTTGATGCATCACGTGGTGTAGATTTTGGTCTGGCCATGCTATGGTTCCTGCTGTTCACACCCTGTTCTTTCGTCTGCTGGTACAGACCGCTTTACGGGGCCTTCAG GAGTGACAGTTCTTTCCgcttttttgtcttcttcttcgTGTATATCTGTCAGTTTGGAGTTCATGTTTTACAAACTATTGGCATCACTGGCTGGGGAACATG tGGTTGGATCGCAGCTTTAACTGGTCTGAACACCAGTATCCCAGTGGGGATTATCATGTTACTGATTGCAGCTCTGTTCACAGCACTGTCTGTGGGCTCACTCATTATGtttaaaaag GTGCACGCACTCTATCGTACCACTGGTGCTAGTTTCGAGAAAGCTCAGCAAGAGTTTGCAACTGGAGTCATGTCTAACAAGACCGTTCAGACTGCAGCTGCCAACGCTGCGGCTAATGCTGCATCCAACGCTGCTCGCGGGGCCTTCAAAGCTCATCCCTAA
- the LOC113138912 gene encoding secretory carrier-associated membrane protein 1-like isoform X1 — protein MSDFDSNPFADPDFSNPFQDPSVTQVTRSAPPGGLEEYNPFTDARTAASGHAPKSAPVPSQNTQPAIMKPTEEPPAYSQQQTQQRNEDQARAQAELLRRQEELEKKAAELDRRERELQSHGAAGGRKNNWPPLPEKFPIGPCFYHDIAVDIPVEFQKTVKIMYNLWMFHAGTLFVNMFGCLAWFCVDASRGVDFGLAMLWFLLFTPCSFVCWYRPLYGAFRSDSSFRFFVFFFVYICQFGVHVLQTIGITGWGTCGWIAALTGLNTSIPVGIIMLLIAALFTALSVGSLIMFKKVHALYRTTGASFEKAQQEFATGVMSNKTVQTAAANAAANAASNAARGAFKAHP, from the exons ATGTCCGATTTTGACAGCAACCCGTTCGCAGACCCGGACTTCAGCAACCCCTTTCAG GATCCTTCAGTGACGCAGGTGACCCGGTCTGCCCCTCCTGGTGGTCTGGAGGAGTATAACCCCTTCACAGATGCCAGAACG GCAGCCTCTGGACATGCTCCCAAATCTGCTCCTGTCCCTTCCCAGAACACACAGCCTGCCATCATGAAGCCCACAGAAGAGCCTCCGGCTTACTCACAGCAACAGACTCAG CAGCGTAATGAG gACCAAGCACGTGCTCAAGCTGAGTTGTTGAGAAGGCAGGAGGAGTTGGAGAAGAAAGCAGCAGAGCTTGAtcgcagagagagagagttacaGTCCCATGGAGCTGCAGGAG GCCGTAAGAACAACTGGCCTCCGCTGCCAGAGAAGTTCCCCATTGGCCCATGTTTCTATCATGATATTGCAGTGGACATTCCTGTAGAGTTTCAGAAGACTGTCAAGATCATGTACAACCTGTGGATGT tTCATGCAGGCACACTTTTTGTGAACATGTTTGGCTGCCTGGCCTGGTTCTGTGTTGATGCATCACGTGGTGTAGATTTTGGTCTGGCCATGCTATGGTTCCTGCTGTTCACACCCTGTTCTTTCGTCTGCTGGTACAGACCGCTTTACGGGGCCTTCAG GAGTGACAGTTCTTTCCgcttttttgtcttcttcttcgTGTATATCTGTCAGTTTGGAGTTCATGTTTTACAAACTATTGGCATCACTGGCTGGGGAACATG tGGTTGGATCGCAGCTTTAACTGGTCTGAACACCAGTATCCCAGTGGGGATTATCATGTTACTGATTGCAGCTCTGTTCACAGCACTGTCTGTGGGCTCACTCATTATGtttaaaaag GTGCACGCACTCTATCGTACCACTGGTGCTAGTTTCGAGAAAGCTCAGCAAGAGTTTGCAACTGGAGTCATGTCTAACAAGACCGTTCAGACTGCAGCTGCCAACGCTGCGGCTAATGCTGCATCCAACGCTGCTCGCGGGGCCTTCAAAGCTCATCCCTAA
- the LOC113138912 gene encoding secretory carrier-associated membrane protein 1-like isoform X2, with protein MSDFDSNPFADPDFSNPFQDPSVTQVTRSAPPGGLEEYNPFTDARTAASGHAPKSAPVPSQNTQPAIMKPTEEPPAYSQQQTQDQARAQAELLRRQEELEKKAAELDRRERELQSHGAAGGRKNNWPPLPEKFPIGPCFYHDIAVDIPVEFQKTVKIMYNLWMFHAGTLFVNMFGCLAWFCVDASRGVDFGLAMLWFLLFTPCSFVCWYRPLYGAFRSDSSFRFFVFFFVYICQFGVHVLQTIGITGWGTCGWIAALTGLNTSIPVGIIMLLIAALFTALSVGSLIMFKKVHALYRTTGASFEKAQQEFATGVMSNKTVQTAAANAAANAASNAARGAFKAHP; from the exons ATGTCCGATTTTGACAGCAACCCGTTCGCAGACCCGGACTTCAGCAACCCCTTTCAG GATCCTTCAGTGACGCAGGTGACCCGGTCTGCCCCTCCTGGTGGTCTGGAGGAGTATAACCCCTTCACAGATGCCAGAACG GCAGCCTCTGGACATGCTCCCAAATCTGCTCCTGTCCCTTCCCAGAACACACAGCCTGCCATCATGAAGCCCACAGAAGAGCCTCCGGCTTACTCACAGCAACAGACTCAG gACCAAGCACGTGCTCAAGCTGAGTTGTTGAGAAGGCAGGAGGAGTTGGAGAAGAAAGCAGCAGAGCTTGAtcgcagagagagagagttacaGTCCCATGGAGCTGCAGGAG GCCGTAAGAACAACTGGCCTCCGCTGCCAGAGAAGTTCCCCATTGGCCCATGTTTCTATCATGATATTGCAGTGGACATTCCTGTAGAGTTTCAGAAGACTGTCAAGATCATGTACAACCTGTGGATGT tTCATGCAGGCACACTTTTTGTGAACATGTTTGGCTGCCTGGCCTGGTTCTGTGTTGATGCATCACGTGGTGTAGATTTTGGTCTGGCCATGCTATGGTTCCTGCTGTTCACACCCTGTTCTTTCGTCTGCTGGTACAGACCGCTTTACGGGGCCTTCAG GAGTGACAGTTCTTTCCgcttttttgtcttcttcttcgTGTATATCTGTCAGTTTGGAGTTCATGTTTTACAAACTATTGGCATCACTGGCTGGGGAACATG tGGTTGGATCGCAGCTTTAACTGGTCTGAACACCAGTATCCCAGTGGGGATTATCATGTTACTGATTGCAGCTCTGTTCACAGCACTGTCTGTGGGCTCACTCATTATGtttaaaaag GTGCACGCACTCTATCGTACCACTGGTGCTAGTTTCGAGAAAGCTCAGCAAGAGTTTGCAACTGGAGTCATGTCTAACAAGACCGTTCAGACTGCAGCTGCCAACGCTGCGGCTAATGCTGCATCCAACGCTGCTCGCGGGGCCTTCAAAGCTCATCCCTAA
- the LOC113138912 gene encoding secretory carrier-associated membrane protein 1-like isoform X5, with protein MKPTEEPPAYSQQQTQDQARAQAELLRRQEELEKKAAELDRRERELQSHGAAGGRKNNWPPLPEKFPIGPCFYHDIAVDIPVEFQKTVKIMYNLWMFHAGTLFVNMFGCLAWFCVDASRGVDFGLAMLWFLLFTPCSFVCWYRPLYGAFRSDSSFRFFVFFFVYICQFGVHVLQTIGITGWGTCGWIAALTGLNTSIPVGIIMLLIAALFTALSVGSLIMFKKVHALYRTTGASFEKAQQEFATGVMSNKTVQTAAANAAANAASNAARGAFKAHP; from the exons ATGAAGCCCACAGAAGAGCCTCCGGCTTACTCACAGCAACAGACTCAG gACCAAGCACGTGCTCAAGCTGAGTTGTTGAGAAGGCAGGAGGAGTTGGAGAAGAAAGCAGCAGAGCTTGAtcgcagagagagagagttacaGTCCCATGGAGCTGCAGGAG GCCGTAAGAACAACTGGCCTCCGCTGCCAGAGAAGTTCCCCATTGGCCCATGTTTCTATCATGATATTGCAGTGGACATTCCTGTAGAGTTTCAGAAGACTGTCAAGATCATGTACAACCTGTGGATGT tTCATGCAGGCACACTTTTTGTGAACATGTTTGGCTGCCTGGCCTGGTTCTGTGTTGATGCATCACGTGGTGTAGATTTTGGTCTGGCCATGCTATGGTTCCTGCTGTTCACACCCTGTTCTTTCGTCTGCTGGTACAGACCGCTTTACGGGGCCTTCAG GAGTGACAGTTCTTTCCgcttttttgtcttcttcttcgTGTATATCTGTCAGTTTGGAGTTCATGTTTTACAAACTATTGGCATCACTGGCTGGGGAACATG tGGTTGGATCGCAGCTTTAACTGGTCTGAACACCAGTATCCCAGTGGGGATTATCATGTTACTGATTGCAGCTCTGTTCACAGCACTGTCTGTGGGCTCACTCATTATGtttaaaaag GTGCACGCACTCTATCGTACCACTGGTGCTAGTTTCGAGAAAGCTCAGCAAGAGTTTGCAACTGGAGTCATGTCTAACAAGACCGTTCAGACTGCAGCTGCCAACGCTGCGGCTAATGCTGCATCCAACGCTGCTCGCGGGGCCTTCAAAGCTCATCCCTAA